tgtccttTAAAGGATCtttgcaaacatttaaaacagaaaccaaaacagtgCAGGAGCTTTGCATGGCCATTACCATCAACCACATGTGTGATGGCTACAGTAAGCCATAAAAACTCAGAAGCAAGaagcaagaaataaaaaaagaagaagaagaaaaaaaaaaagaaaaatacagttcTATGCCCAAACGCAGATCTACACTCCCCCATGTGTTCTGTGAGTTTATATATTGGACAAAATTTtccacctttttaaaaaaaatcacatttaatcaGCACGTGTAAGCATGACGGTTGTTGGCTATCTTTGCCCCCCTACCCATTTTCATGCACATTTCATGGTACTTATAGGTTGTCATGTGCAGTATATGACTTCAAATTCACTCTGATAGTAGAATAGGCCTCCAATATATAACGTTAAATGTTATGACAAATGCTTACTTTATTCctatttcaaagtggatgaatTTCACGCGATACAAAATGTGTAACAGAGGCTGCACatcaatcacatttttttgcCACGTAGGCTACTTTCTATAGAGCAAAAATTGGTAGGTATTTTTGTGTATCACTATTTTTGCTGCGCTGCTAAAATGTAAAGGGTGAAAATGTAGTTTCTAACAGTTAATGTGACGAGTGTCACACAGGAAATCCACAGGGGTGCTGTGGGTTCTCTCTTTTTACAAATGAAGTTGCGAtcacctgtttgttttgtgagttttGCCCTTTCTTGGGGTTTTACAGCCAGTGGGGGAAGTTTTGTGACCTTGTGGGTGTTGTAAAACTTCAGGGCAGAGAAAGAAACCAAACTCACATTGACGCTGATGATGAATCACAatttaagaaatgttttcattgttaaagaAAGAATTAAGTGGCATGACAGTAGATCATGAGATGATATACGTTTGTCACCCTTCAGAGGTTTTAAACCACTGTTCTGGACAACTGGAATAGTTATTACTGTAATATCTCTTGGTGAATTAGGCCATTGTGGGCAAATCAATGAAATTATTTTCCAAGGCAAACATACTATAAAACTAAAAGACTAaattcagcaaaacaaaaccgAGTGAAAGGAAGACTGTAACCAGCTCATATGGTGTTGCTGCTCACTCCCCCCACCAGGCAGGGGGGCCTGCTCAGAGAAGGTCATGATACTCCCCCTCACATAAACATAGTTTGTTCAAGAACCCGAGAAGGAGAACAACATTAATACACATTACTATAACAGCAAGGGACAAAgctaaagcttcagtgcagtaggaaACCTTAAAGTATTAAATCTACTCAGCAAAGCAAAATACAAGGAGTTCAGTTAAGGAAATGGTTGGTAAGGGTTAGTTAGGCATGTCagggtgttagaggtgttaGAAGAGGAGCTGCTCTCAGAAGAGATGAGTCTTCAAGAGATTCGTGAAGATAGAGAGGGACACTCCTGCTATGATAGCATTTGGGAGCTTGTTCTGCAGTTGGGGAATTACAAatgagaacagtctggactctgaatGCAGTGTGTTCAGGGATCCTTGGAGAAACGCAGTGCCTGAGAGGGAACATAAGCCTGTAGTTAAAATTGGTATTCCACACTGAGCCACATAGTCCTTAGTTTTTAGTCCTCTTGAAGCCAAAAGGTTGAAAACATATTAATTAACATAAGAAAGTGCCCTTCCCACATTTCTGTCCACACTAAAATGCCTCATAACCCTTGTATCAGAAGGAGCACCTTTAAGATTAGTGAGCAAGACAATTACAGTGGATATGAGcagaagtaaaaagcaaaaaccaTGTGGGACAAGGCAATTGTGCGTGTGTCAAAGTCAACTCCCTGACTCCACATCACTAACACATAAAACAGTTAGCATTAAGGCCAAATCACAACATAATGCATTTAGACAGAAAAGCTACCGTAATATTTGACATGAGCGGTATGCAACACAAAACCAAATTGCTCATTTAAAACTGTactaaacaaaaaataaaataaaaaaaataaataaataaattcagactTCATGTGACAGGACATACAATGTAAACATCACTGCTGCCACCTCTGTAGGGTCTCTGAGATATTCAGGGTCTGATGTTTGTGGAACTCTGACCTAGATGTGGTAGTGCTAACCACTTTTAGTCAAAACCAGAAGTTGCAAAAGGAAGGAAAGGTTCTAACTACAGAACAATTTCTGCAGGTGttcaaacagcagtgaaaaaataatcatctgAAGGTGCTTTGATATTTTATATTCCTCTATCCATCTTACTGCAGTGATTacaagacaaaaagacaatgCAGCAATGAAGTGAGATTGTAACTGCTGAGTTAGTACACTGATCACAACCAGCTggataaaattattatttattatttttattcaaacttgGCAACGCAATAACCAAACTACATGATTATAGGAATCAAAACCAGAATATGgaaatttttttatttttctgtattgtTGTGCTTTCATTTCCTCAAGTGACGTCTCCATGGTTTCACAGTTGTACTTTCAAACAAAGTTTAAATTTAGAGGTACACTCACAACCTCACACACCTACTGAAAAACATACAGACTTGAACTTTATTTAACTAGAAATCTCTTATAGCCAAAAGAGGTTTTTGAAAGAGATTTGTGAAAAAAGTGATATCATGTTGTTAGTGTGCTGTAGAAGACAGCCGTTCAACAGGTAGTGAAAAAACTCTTTTCCTGTCTGGCACTTGAGACGGAAGGCCTCACCAAAGATAAAATCTGAGGAAGAAGTCACACATAATTGTGGTGAATTTCTCTGCTTTTTGGTATCCAGCTAACACATCGATATCAGAATGAAACGAAACACTTCGGTGGCTGTGTCTGAGGTCACACTGAATCTATCATTTATGTTCCCTAAGATGTTTCCTTTACGCTTTCAAATCATAAATTATCCCTCtccaaacaactgaaaaaactATGACACATTGTATTCCACTGAGAGatgtgcagtaaaaaaaaaataaaaatcaggcACGCATGCAGTTTCCATTCAATGCAAAATGCTTTTGTGAATCACAATTCAATTTTGTCCCTGCGTTGTTTGTTCTCTGCTCGTGGGCTGCAAAAGTCAGTGATTTGACTGTCATGACCAGATGCTTGCACTTCCATCAGCCCCTCTCACCACATACATTGCACAGAGGCTGCAaagcaaaagaggaaagaaaaggtgtgaaaaaaaacaggaacacaaactgaactttTTGCGCTGGAGATGAGACTTCAAACTGTGCTGTCGcaggtgttgtgtttgtatgctTGTGTGCATACAAGAGTGatactggggaaaaaaaagtgtgataAAAATCTTGAGGTTTGAAGAAGATAAATACTCTTATGAAATGGTTAGTGAAAACAATCTGAGAGATTTTTACACTGATATGATATATAAATAGCAGCAGGAGGAACTATAGCTGCGATAATATAGATAAGGCTGTTAATATCAAACTGAGGGGCTGATTAAACTGCAGCAAGAAGTTCATTCATTATTTCCAGTCTCATTCACTCACAGCTACATATTATGGGTGTGAGTGTTAGTGTGTCAGTACGTATTGTTCCAATACATCTAGGTATTAAAACCACAAGATAAAGATGACCAGGATGACCACAGAATATAGACACTAATGTCCCTGTTCAGTCATGCAGTTGAACAgttttcactgtcttttttcagGTGAATTGTCAAATCAGATGTGCTGTCAGattatcattgtcattattatttttagagTCATACTAGTATTGTGGTTTCTTACTATAAATACTAATGCTCAGTTTCATTTACATTGCTTATTTTATTGCTCTTGTAATTACGCTAGCTTTTAATTTGGTGGCAAAGCACGCTCCTAAGCTAAACTAATGCTGACtttgaatttgtgtttgtttgtgtgctggtGTTCCTACTTAACTGGTAGTTTCATATGTTATCTGACCTTATGTGTGATGACAAATCTTGAGGTTAATAATgatatctaatctaatctaaacaTGTGGTTCAGAAATGCAACCAGTGATTTCAAGGTTGAGAGATCACTCATGCAATTAACCTGGTCAACTTGCGTGACGGCTGTTCATCTCTCATGCGGTTCATACAGGAAGTTGAAGGTCATTTCTTTAAGAAAAAGGTGAATGCTTTCATTAGGCTGATGTTCAGTAATCAGACTAAAAGCAGACCTTCTCTTGTAGTTGCTGGTGTCACTATACTGTACACTTTAATTTTCTATAAAGTCAGCacattgtgtttcttttaaacaCTTCTGAACCACAATGTTCAAACCAACTGAAACTGACGAATGTTTTTAGACACAGTCTGCTCAAATTCAAAGAAATGCTATTCACCCATCTTCTTGGAAAGAGTACCAGCCTACTCATACTGTGACATCTTGagtgttttatgtattttatgtctttaACATATTCATGTCTTGATGTGAGGTCACTAGAGTCTTAGTCATTTAAACCAAgcatttgaaataaatgcaaTTCATAATCATCATTTTTAGTTTAGTGGCCAGATTGGTTTGTTCACCATTTCAATGAATTAACCTTTTTAAAGAGATAATGGTTTTTTAAGGagtgataaaaaaaagtaaactaGAAATATTTAAGTCAGGAATGAATTACAGTACTTCtttattaaaaacatcaaactgcATGACTGTGCTTCTACTTTGTGAATCTTCATGCGTGGTTTGAGGGGgttcctttttccttcctctctggcTCGAGACATATTGCTATTGGCAACGCTGAAACAGCTCATTTCTGCTGTGTAGCCTCATGAATCTAGTTGCTGAGGAGAACACAATGTCGGACAATTATGAGTGGGTAAGTTATGTCATAATTTATTACCTAAGTCTTAGCTAACGCATGTACCATCCTTTACGTGGAAGGTTTTCATCCTCAGGTGCATAGTAttctttattatttgattatttcaaTTCACATCTGCAAATCATACAGACACTACGTGTTTCACCTGCTTCAGTGCTCCCCTGTGCGCCTGTTTTGTGTATGTTATCTTTACCCTGATTAGCTAATTACAGATGAACTTAAATTGAACTTTGATgcagcacattttattttattctattctttcTTTGTTCACACATTTTGTCGTGCTCACACCTTTAACTCACAGAAAGACACCACGGTGTGATGTGGTTTGTAGGCTGACAGTGTGCCAATACAATATTGTGCCATTcaataaaaagtattttgttAATATTGAAGCAATGGATCTACACTCAGCTTTGTTTGATAAAAGGCTTTTGAACCACTTACTATGACTAAAGCATAATTATGCAACAAGGAATAGATGCTAATTAACattgtgtttaatattttagttCCACAAGGGTTTTAACTCTCTGTAAATAGTGAATCTATACATGCTTCCTCTTGGACACATGCATTAATTTCTCTTCCCCATCTGCAAGTATACCCTTACAATTTGACTGAAATGGTCAAAACTGTCATTGATCTAAACAGAGAACTGATATCATTATAACTGGTACAAAGTGGTAAATTTTTGTCAGACATCCTATCACCAGACCTTAAAAATGTTCACTTCCACAAGAATATATTAGCTCGTGCCACTTCTCTATCCAAAGGGCACTGAAATTACTAAATGCTCGCCTTTGTCACGAGCTGGTTCAATTTGCTGTAATGCACTTCTTTTCTGTTCTCCTGAGAGGTCATTAACAAGGTGCAGCTTGTCCAAAATACTGCTGGGAGagttttaacaaataaaaaaaaaaatccaacttCAGAATTCTTTTTCTCTAAATGTCTTCAAAAATCAAGTATGTTCAGGATTGTGCTTATAAAACAGAGCAGTCTGGACTTTCCCTtcatcaaacactgacacagatagatagacagatagatagatagatagatagatagatagatagatagatagatagatagatagatagatagatagatagcaCCACCATGTGgctgacagactgaacagatCGAATGCTCAAACCAAATGAATGCagatttcttcttcctctttttctgcagGGTTCACTGGTGGAGAATGGTGCCAAAATTATAATGAATGGAACAGATATATCGCTCTTTGATGGCTTTGAAGACTTATATGACGTCAACAGCAGCTTCTACGGTCCTGATTGTTGTGAGGGGGGTGATGTATGTGACGTGAAGGAAGGCATGAAGTTTGGGGCTGTGTTCATCCCGATTCTGTACTCTGTGGCATTTGTTGTGGGGATCCTGGGAAATGGAGTGCTGCTGGGAGTTCTGGTTCAGAGCAGGAGAACCTGGAGCGTGACAGACACCTTCATCCTCCACCTGGGTGTGGCTGATGTCCTGCTGCTGGTGACGCTGCCCTTGTATGCAGCGCAGGCTGCTCAAACTAAGGGCTGGTCATTTGGGGGTCCTCTCTGCAAGATCACTGGAACTCTTTTCACGGTAAGAGGCATGCAGCAGGGGCATGCACTAAAACTACCTGCATCATAGAAAAGTTCTTTGTAGTATATAAACAGAGGTTGCAACAAGtttttttcacttctctttGACTGATTTCTTTGCGCCCTCAGATCAACTTCTACTGTGGGATCTTTCTGCTGGTCTGCATCAGTCTGGACCGCTACCTGTCAATCGTTCATGCCACTCAGATGTACTCCCGTAGGAATCCTTGGGTTGTTCAGGCCAGCTGCTTTGGAGTGTGGTTCTTCTCCCTGCTTCTCTCTATCCCTGACTGGATCTTTTTGGAGCCTGTGAGAGATGACAGACGAGACACAACAGAGTGCATTCGCAACTACTTAAAATTTTCCCATGAGTCATCAGATTACTGGCGACTGGGAACACGCGGGCTCTACCACAT
The window above is part of the Lates calcarifer isolate ASB-BC8 linkage group LG15, TLL_Latcal_v3, whole genome shotgun sequence genome. Proteins encoded here:
- the cxcr3.1 gene encoding C-X-C chemokine receptor type 3.1, translated to MNLVAEENTMSDNYEWGSLVENGAKIIMNGTDISLFDGFEDLYDVNSSFYGPDCCEGGDVCDVKEGMKFGAVFIPILYSVAFVVGILGNGVLLGVLVQSRRTWSVTDTFILHLGVADVLLLVTLPLYAAQAAQTKGWSFGGPLCKITGTLFTINFYCGIFLLVCISLDRYLSIVHATQMYSRRNPWVVQASCFGVWFFSLLLSIPDWIFLEPVRDDRRDTTECIRNYLKFSHESSDYWRLGTRGLYHMLGFLLPSAALIFCYSCILRRLRCGTQGLQKQKAFRVIVAVVVVFFLCWTPYNITLMTDTILSKNNNQTCGVKTSLDNALTVTTSVGYLHCSLNPILYAFVGVKFRRQLLEILRSLGCKLKTSAKFQSAVSSRKSSFWSESADTSNSIAV